A region from the Melioribacter roseus P3M-2 genome encodes:
- a CDS encoding phosphatase PAP2-related protein has translation MPLKLSEVILSISRELKNIWQPKLLNKSFRNRFFLSMAILITVLLSLAKFLVYNEKRPGTEIYDPVLTLFTPVDVTWITFFLLYFSVIVMLVWLSFHPEIFLLAIQSYSFVALFRLITIYLLPLEAIHTIIPLRDPFVEFFGDGHTFLKDLFFSGHTATMFLFFLVTTNKKLKRIFFVVTILVAICVLIQHVHYTVDVFSAPFFAYTSYRLAFLINSRDRNS, from the coding sequence TTGCCTCTGAAATTAAGCGAGGTAATATTGTCGATATCGAGAGAATTAAAAAACATCTGGCAACCCAAGCTGCTCAATAAAAGCTTTAGAAACAGATTTTTTCTTTCGATGGCAATATTGATTACGGTTCTTTTGAGTCTGGCAAAATTCTTGGTTTATAACGAGAAGCGGCCCGGAACGGAAATTTACGACCCTGTGCTGACGCTTTTTACGCCGGTCGACGTAACATGGATTACTTTTTTTCTTCTTTATTTTTCGGTGATTGTAATGCTCGTCTGGTTGAGCTTTCATCCGGAAATTTTTTTGCTCGCAATCCAATCATACAGTTTTGTGGCTCTATTCCGTCTTATTACCATCTACCTGCTCCCGCTCGAAGCAATTCATACAATCATCCCTTTAAGAGACCCGTTCGTGGAATTCTTCGGCGACGGCCATACTTTTTTGAAAGACCTCTTTTTTTCGGGACATACAGCCACGATGTTTCTCTTTTTTCTGGTTACCACAAACAAAAAACTAAAGAGAATATTTTTTGTAGTTACGATTCTCGTTGCAATTTGTGTGTTAATTCAGCACGTGCATTATACGGTTGACGTTTTTTCCGCTCCCTTTTTTGCTTATACTTCCTACAGATTGGCATTCCTGATAAACAGCCGCGACAGAAATTCTTAG
- a CDS encoding peptidylprolyl isomerase, with product MKRILRSAVLFYSIFISAFNSFSQTDSVFNKIYKLGTEDNRVMEHQHYLCNVFGGRLTGSNAYTNAALWALDKFKEWGLDAYLDEVGEMPVGFDRGPWFGKMIEPYEKNLTFGTPSYTAPTKGVQEGCAIYLPDSVIIHSSSLKDTAAGKWILIEGENNGWARDKDSISIITKNLINAGALGTIQKSPFPLRLLESRCVDSWDNLPVLPDIKLIDEQYDEIFNLLQENKIVKLQFDVRNHFYRGPVKYHNVIGILKGSEKPDEYVILGAHLDSFDGATGAIDNGSGVARMMEAIRLLSAAGAKPKRSIMIQLYAAEERGLVGSKSWVEKNKYTLDKISIMFNNDGGTNPLVALGLPESILKQVEGVLNPIRELKFEYPFSLDTIPKFRRAGRGGTDSHSFIMNGVPAPRLILRGPHVYRRTWHSIFDTYNEVIPSAQKHSSLIIALAAYQTANMDSLISREGAFLPDGLYAELNTNKGRILINLDYKRAPLTVSNFVGLAEGTIKNSEVPEGVPYFNGSIWHRVVPGHVIQAGKPVTGAEGPGYEFPNEISPELHHDKAGMVGMANAGPHTNGSQFYITLADRSYLDGNYTLFGEVEEGMDVVYKITEGDTIKRVQIIRIGEEANKFRPTTASFLTLLEQARKRVREEEKLKKQLEEEKINKLFPGIETYDDGSRHLIIQEGSDDNINAAYKIKAKYTGFQLLNDQKFHSDSLGLPGLSNKAGEFNFLPGKTNINPGLNKYIPLMKKGEKRIIILRPELAYGVYGYYGRNVVNGKRFVIPPNSTLVYEIEVIDRQ from the coding sequence ATGAAAAGAATACTCCGGTCAGCCGTTTTATTTTATTCAATTTTTATATCCGCATTCAATTCATTTTCACAAACCGATTCGGTATTTAACAAAATCTACAAACTGGGCACAGAAGACAACCGGGTAATGGAGCATCAACATTATCTTTGCAATGTGTTCGGAGGCAGACTTACAGGCTCAAATGCATATACAAACGCAGCTTTGTGGGCTCTGGACAAATTCAAAGAATGGGGACTAGACGCTTATCTGGACGAAGTGGGAGAAATGCCTGTGGGATTCGACAGAGGTCCTTGGTTCGGAAAGATGATTGAGCCTTACGAAAAGAACCTTACATTCGGAACTCCTTCATATACCGCCCCCACGAAAGGGGTTCAGGAAGGATGTGCAATTTACCTGCCCGACTCGGTAATCATTCACAGCTCGAGCTTGAAAGACACGGCGGCAGGCAAGTGGATTTTGATTGAAGGAGAAAATAACGGCTGGGCGCGCGACAAAGATTCGATTTCAATAATTACAAAAAATTTGATAAATGCAGGAGCTCTGGGCACAATACAGAAATCGCCTTTCCCCTTGAGACTTCTCGAATCGCGTTGCGTCGATTCCTGGGATAATCTTCCTGTTTTACCGGATATTAAATTAATAGACGAGCAGTATGACGAGATATTTAATTTACTGCAAGAGAATAAAATTGTAAAACTCCAATTCGACGTCAGGAATCATTTTTATCGGGGCCCCGTTAAATATCATAACGTCATAGGGATTCTAAAAGGCTCGGAAAAACCCGATGAATACGTAATACTCGGAGCGCATCTAGATTCGTTCGACGGCGCAACCGGGGCTATCGACAACGGCTCCGGCGTAGCGCGAATGATGGAAGCGATACGATTATTGAGCGCGGCGGGCGCAAAACCGAAACGTTCAATCATGATACAGTTGTACGCCGCAGAGGAAAGAGGTCTTGTCGGCTCCAAATCGTGGGTCGAGAAAAACAAATATACTCTCGATAAGATTTCCATAATGTTTAACAATGACGGCGGCACAAATCCGCTAGTCGCTTTGGGACTGCCCGAATCGATATTAAAGCAAGTTGAAGGCGTTTTAAATCCGATAAGAGAACTCAAGTTTGAATATCCGTTTTCACTCGATACGATACCCAAATTCAGACGCGCAGGCAGAGGAGGCACCGACAGCCATTCTTTCATAATGAACGGCGTTCCCGCTCCCCGGCTTATTCTAAGAGGTCCGCACGTATACAGACGGACGTGGCATTCGATATTTGACACGTATAACGAAGTGATCCCGTCGGCGCAAAAACATTCGTCGCTTATAATTGCCCTCGCCGCTTATCAAACTGCCAATATGGATTCCTTAATTTCGCGCGAAGGCGCATTCCTTCCCGACGGACTCTATGCGGAACTAAACACAAATAAAGGCAGAATTTTAATAAACCTCGACTACAAGCGAGCTCCTCTTACCGTTTCTAATTTCGTTGGACTTGCAGAAGGGACAATCAAAAATTCCGAAGTACCTGAAGGAGTTCCTTACTTCAACGGCTCGATATGGCATCGTGTTGTCCCGGGACATGTTATACAAGCCGGCAAACCCGTTACGGGAGCCGAAGGTCCCGGATATGAATTCCCGAATGAAATCAGTCCGGAATTGCATCACGACAAAGCCGGTATGGTTGGCATGGCGAATGCCGGACCTCACACAAACGGCAGCCAGTTTTATATAACTTTGGCAGACAGGTCGTATCTTGACGGAAATTATACTTTGTTCGGCGAAGTTGAAGAAGGAATGGACGTTGTCTATAAAATTACGGAAGGAGACACTATCAAACGCGTTCAGATCATCAGAATTGGCGAAGAAGCAAACAAATTCAGACCTACGACAGCTTCATTTCTGACTCTGCTTGAGCAGGCTCGTAAACGAGTACGGGAAGAAGAAAAATTAAAGAAACAACTCGAAGAAGAAAAAATAAACAAACTGTTTCCCGGAATAGAAACTTACGACGACGGTTCAAGACATTTAATAATTCAAGAAGGAAGCGATGACAATATCAATGCGGCTTACAAAATCAAAGCAAAATATACCGGCTTCCAGCTCCTGAACGATCAAAAATTCCATTCCGATTCTCTCGGTTTACCCGGTCTTTCCAATAAAGCCGGAGAATTCAATTTCCTGCCCGGCAAGACCAATATCAATCCCGGATTAAACAAATACATACCATTGATGAAAAAAGGAGAGAAGAGAATAATAATTTTACGCCCGGAATTGGCGTACGGTGTTTACGGATATTACGGCAGGAACGTAGTTAACGGCAAGAGATTTGTTATTCCTCCCAATTCGACTCTGGTTTACGAAATTGAAGTAATCGACAGGCAATAA
- a CDS encoding lamin tail domain-containing protein: MKQWKKLIVFLFPVVTNITAQNLIISEIMFRPSESNGEFIELFNKSYTETYNLTEFGIKYHTSSADYLLPLKNGTLLLPRSYVVILEADYDTTAGMYMDSIPDTVIIMTIDDNAFGSSGMSNSSDREVSIVDKNGNIIDSHMYIADNSAGYSDELISVDENLGWENSLIIGGTPGRKNSVSPVEYDLCLCSLSLSHNDQMIEKNIVFTIVVRNGGLKESNEFILKVLASKGDSVTTEIFYETYSNLNPGDSLYINFDYAFTQSGVYKIAALIASDYDETSSNNTADVEIRIFEPEANYNDIVVNEIMYAPADEEPEWLELYNNSSDTLNIKGWLVADSKSSVLLTDEDYHLYPESYIVITRDSSLKEFYKHEFDMLSANLPYLNNGGDEIVLKDNYKNVIDSVYYNEEYGGVNGKSLERINAGRYSHQPENWGATKSKSNGTPGAINSLSPKKYDVKLDTVIVKNPFQLINNLSEITVTAKNVGNSAVDKCAIELYNGNNEKLDECILQYLQANEEKNCAFGIIESNTGRSEYYCVVFSETDQYHDNDTLFFSIDYVDKLLNGNDLVINEIMYAPNPPEPEWIEIFDNTSEEINLKKMELVVGDKRCELSASDYLINPGDYLLVSNDSSIAGIYTDVKIIFTDFSYFRNSGEKLKLVDSLGRTIDSVFYNSAWGGRSGKSLERIDAFRSGSDSLNWRESKDANGSTPGKKNSNAIKNYDVKIDRVNINSIRPVLGESICITVYLNNAGREPLEGNLMVYMITNGKKEKIISEYLMVYETSILNYDSLFRISKPVDLEILFYSVNDEDTSNNYYNAAIIPGYLPGSLLINEIMFYPSDEMPEWIELYNNSESIIYLNEFTVNDRYTNVSVIKMDSSFVKPREYLIIAADSSFFEYYDVEANVAVTGLPVLNNDSDAVVIKDARGVTIDSVFYHPSGVKKAGVSYERRSVDLSSNDTLNWNFSQDSSGATPGRKNSAGLNRRDLAVGRICFDKDYAKSDDPVRICCDVINKGTENANNFIVEIFAAKNGAYELLERFIYDLLSPFDTVTICTEEKYPAQDNSDLMAKIIYLYDEDITDNERKSKLTFGYKKGALVINEIMYNPSGNEPEWIEIFNATENEINLKNWALSDIIPEPGRQIKVNEDIYITPFQYLVLCPEGYNKCPEGAVLLSEFLLLNNTEDGIVIYDSYGNCIDSLYYKSGRTGKNGVSLEKISPYADGSDSANWSLSLSPTGSTPLKENSIVNLPAIENHQIVINEIMYEPEEANSEFVELYNNSGESLQAGGLSIAGHNNFRIVNELTIISPYEYFLIANDSALIDYYGTNTKIFVDKSFSLPNEGAVIKLVDFHGNLIDSLRYNSEWHSPLINNTKNKSLERINPSISSTDENNWSTSVNSGGATPGMENSIYTKGTDTEEEVTIYPNPFSPDGDGYEDFTAITIKLNNKIGLVRIRVFDSKGRPVKTLEKSRPAGPETVIVYDGLDDNYKPLRTGIYILLIEVIDEYGATTVFKKPLVSARKL; the protein is encoded by the coding sequence ATGAAACAGTGGAAAAAGCTAATCGTCTTTCTTTTTCCCGTTGTTACGAATATTACGGCTCAGAATCTGATTATAAGCGAAATAATGTTCCGTCCTTCCGAGAGCAACGGAGAATTCATAGAACTCTTCAATAAGTCTTACACGGAAACGTACAATTTAACGGAATTCGGCATTAAATATCACACATCTTCGGCGGATTATTTGCTGCCTCTTAAAAACGGGACTTTGCTTTTACCCAGATCTTATGTAGTAATACTCGAAGCGGATTATGATACTACTGCAGGAATGTACATGGACTCGATTCCCGATACCGTTATTATAATGACAATCGACGATAATGCGTTCGGCAGCTCCGGTATGTCGAATTCTTCGGACAGGGAAGTGTCGATTGTGGATAAGAACGGTAACATAATCGACAGCCATATGTATATCGCGGATAATTCTGCGGGGTATTCCGATGAATTGATAAGCGTCGACGAAAATCTCGGCTGGGAAAATTCTTTGATAATCGGCGGCACGCCCGGCAGAAAAAATTCTGTGTCTCCGGTGGAATATGATCTCTGTTTATGTAGCTTGTCTCTATCGCATAACGATCAAATGATTGAGAAGAATATAGTTTTTACGATTGTCGTCCGCAACGGCGGTTTGAAAGAATCGAATGAATTTATTCTGAAAGTCTTGGCATCCAAAGGCGATTCGGTTACGACCGAAATATTTTACGAAACTTATTCAAATCTTAATCCCGGCGACTCGCTGTATATTAATTTCGATTACGCATTTACACAATCGGGAGTTTACAAGATTGCCGCGCTGATTGCTAGCGATTACGACGAAACGAGTTCAAACAATACCGCGGATGTCGAAATAAGGATTTTCGAACCGGAGGCAAATTATAACGATATCGTCGTCAACGAGATTATGTACGCTCCTGCAGACGAGGAGCCCGAATGGTTGGAACTTTACAATAATTCATCGGATACGCTGAATATTAAAGGCTGGCTCGTCGCCGACAGTAAATCTTCGGTTTTATTGACGGATGAAGATTACCATCTTTATCCGGAATCCTATATCGTCATTACGAGAGACTCATCCTTGAAAGAGTTTTACAAACATGAATTTGATATGCTGTCGGCAAATCTCCCGTATTTAAATAACGGCGGCGACGAAATTGTCTTAAAGGATAATTATAAAAACGTCATAGACAGCGTTTATTATAACGAAGAATACGGGGGAGTTAACGGAAAATCGCTCGAAAGAATAAATGCCGGAAGATATTCACATCAACCGGAGAATTGGGGAGCGACAAAAAGCAAGTCGAACGGTACGCCGGGAGCAATTAATTCGTTGTCGCCCAAAAAGTACGACGTTAAACTCGATACGGTAATCGTGAAAAATCCTTTTCAGCTAATTAATAATCTTTCCGAAATAACGGTAACGGCGAAGAACGTCGGCAATTCGGCGGTTGACAAGTGCGCTATTGAGCTTTATAACGGGAATAACGAAAAACTAGACGAATGCATCCTGCAATATTTACAAGCAAATGAAGAGAAAAATTGCGCTTTCGGAATCATCGAAAGCAATACAGGGAGGAGTGAATATTACTGCGTCGTTTTTAGCGAAACCGATCAATATCACGATAACGACACGCTCTTCTTTTCAATCGACTACGTCGATAAATTACTTAACGGAAACGACCTTGTCATTAACGAAATTATGTACGCGCCGAATCCGCCGGAACCTGAATGGATTGAGATATTTGACAATACGTCGGAAGAAATAAATTTGAAAAAAATGGAATTGGTTGTAGGCGATAAACGGTGTGAGTTGTCCGCCTCGGATTATTTGATTAATCCCGGAGATTACCTGCTTGTAAGCAACGACTCTTCGATTGCCGGGATTTATACGGACGTAAAAATAATATTTACGGATTTTAGTTATTTTAGAAACAGCGGCGAGAAACTAAAGCTCGTTGATTCGCTCGGCAGAACGATCGATTCCGTCTTCTATAATTCCGCCTGGGGCGGCAGGAGCGGTAAATCGCTAGAAAGGATTGACGCTTTTCGCAGCGGCTCGGATTCGTTGAATTGGAGGGAATCGAAAGACGCCAACGGTTCTACTCCTGGCAAAAAGAATTCTAATGCAATTAAAAATTATGACGTCAAAATCGACAGAGTAAATATTAATTCCATCCGCCCCGTCTTAGGAGAAAGTATATGCATAACTGTTTACCTGAACAATGCCGGACGCGAACCGCTCGAAGGTAATCTTATGGTTTATATGATAACAAACGGCAAGAAAGAAAAAATAATATCCGAATATCTGATGGTTTATGAAACGAGTATCCTGAACTACGATTCCCTGTTCCGGATCTCAAAACCCGTTGATTTGGAAATCTTATTCTATTCCGTAAACGATGAAGATACGTCGAACAATTATTACAACGCCGCAATTATCCCGGGATATTTACCCGGCTCGCTTCTGATTAATGAAATAATGTTTTATCCCTCGGATGAAATGCCCGAATGGATTGAATTATATAATAATTCGGAAAGCATAATTTATCTGAATGAATTTACCGTTAACGACAGGTATACGAACGTTTCCGTAATTAAAATGGATAGTTCTTTTGTTAAACCGCGCGAGTATTTGATCATTGCCGCAGATTCTTCTTTTTTCGAATATTATGATGTGGAGGCGAATGTTGCCGTTACGGGCTTGCCTGTTTTGAATAACGACAGCGACGCCGTTGTAATAAAAGACGCGCGAGGCGTTACAATCGATTCCGTTTTTTATCATCCTTCCGGCGTCAAAAAAGCAGGCGTTTCCTATGAAAGACGCAGCGTCGATTTGTCGAGCAACGATACGTTAAATTGGAACTTTTCACAGGATTCTTCGGGCGCAACGCCCGGCAGAAAAAACAGCGCCGGTTTGAACAGACGCGACCTTGCAGTTGGCCGCATCTGTTTCGATAAGGATTATGCGAAATCCGACGACCCGGTAAGAATCTGCTGCGATGTGATTAATAAAGGAACCGAGAACGCAAACAACTTTATCGTCGAAATATTCGCTGCGAAAAACGGAGCGTACGAATTACTGGAAAGATTTATATATGATCTCTTGTCCCCGTTCGATACGGTTACGATATGTACGGAAGAAAAATATCCTGCGCAAGACAACTCCGATCTGATGGCAAAAATTATTTACCTGTACGACGAAGACATAACCGACAACGAACGGAAATCTAAATTAACATTCGGGTATAAAAAAGGCGCATTGGTAATTAACGAAATTATGTATAATCCAAGCGGGAACGAGCCGGAATGGATCGAAATTTTCAACGCTACGGAAAATGAAATTAATTTAAAAAACTGGGCCCTGTCGGATATAATTCCCGAGCCCGGAAGGCAAATTAAGGTTAATGAAGATATTTATATAACCCCTTTCCAATACCTCGTCCTTTGTCCGGAAGGTTATAATAAATGTCCCGAAGGAGCTGTTCTCCTTTCCGAATTCCTTTTGCTGAACAATACCGAAGACGGCATTGTAATTTATGATTCGTACGGGAATTGTATCGACAGTCTGTATTATAAGTCCGGACGCACCGGTAAAAATGGAGTCTCGCTCGAAAAAATTTCTCCTTATGCCGACGGCAGCGATTCTGCAAACTGGTCGTTATCTTTATCGCCGACAGGTTCTACTCCGTTAAAAGAAAATTCTATTGTTAATTTACCGGCTATAGAAAATCATCAGATTGTAATCAACGAAATAATGTACGAACCGGAGGAAGCAAATTCTGAATTCGTAGAGCTATATAATAATTCGGGTGAAAGCCTGCAGGCGGGCGGCTTATCAATCGCAGGGCATAATAATTTCCGAATTGTAAATGAACTTACCATAATTTCTCCTTATGAATATTTTTTGATTGCGAACGATTCTGCTTTGATTGACTATTACGGGACGAATACAAAAATTTTCGTAGATAAATCTTTTTCGCTGCCGAATGAAGGAGCCGTGATTAAACTTGTAGATTTTCACGGGAATTTGATCGATTCGCTCCGCTACAATTCCGAATGGCACAGTCCTTTGATCAACAATACGAAAAACAAATCGCTCGAGCGCATTAATCCTTCCATATCGTCGACCGACGAAAACAATTGGAGCACTTCCGTAAATTCAGGAGGAGCCACTCCGGGCATGGAAAATTCGATTTATACGAAAGGAACCGACACCGAGGAGGAAGTAACAATTTACCCGAATCCTTTTTCGCCGGATGGCGACGGGTATGAAGATTTTACTGCGATTACGATTAAACTGAACAATAAAATCGGACTCGTTAGAATCCGTGTTTTCGACAGCAAAGGGAGACCTGTAAAAACGCTGGAGAAAAGCCGTCCCGCAGGTCCCGAAACCGTAATTGTTTATGACGGGCTCGACGATAATTACAAACCTCTCAGAACGGGAATTTATATTCTTTTAATCGAAGTAATCGACGAATACGGCGCGACTACGGTCTTCAAAAAGCCTCTCGTATCGGCGAGAAAATTGTAA
- a CDS encoding glutamate synthase subunit beta has translation MAKATGFLEYNRENPQQLPPEERIKNFKEFEILLPEDKLIKQAARCMDCGIPYCHSYGCPVNNRIPDWNDMVYKGHWKKALDLLHSTINFPEFTGRVCPAPCEKACTLSINIEPVTIKHIELEIVEKGWKEGWIKPQMPAYKTGKKVAVIGSGPAGLTAAQQLIRAGHNVVVFEKSDRIGGLLRYGIPDFKLEKWVIDRRIEQMKAEGVVFETEVNVGIDISANYLKRTFDAIVIAAGSTVPRDLNIPGRDLNGIHFAMEYLTLQNKINAGDSIPEEKRITAKDKNVVVIGGGDTGSDCVGTARRQGAKSITQVEILPQPPKERTPYNAWPSWPRILYTSTSHEEGCQRLWSLSAKEFIGKDGRVNKIKFSKLKWSEPDKYGRSSFEEIPGETLELESDLVLLAMGFLHVEHGKLVKDLNLKTDERGNLIVGSNLMTSEDKFFAAGDSVSGASLVVRAFNQGRRVAQVINDYLK, from the coding sequence ATGGCTAAAGCAACGGGATTCCTGGAATATAACAGAGAAAATCCTCAACAATTACCTCCCGAGGAAAGAATCAAGAATTTCAAAGAATTCGAAATTCTTTTGCCGGAGGATAAATTAATAAAGCAGGCTGCGCGTTGTATGGACTGCGGAATTCCGTATTGTCATTCTTACGGCTGTCCTGTAAATAATCGTATTCCGGATTGGAACGATATGGTATACAAAGGTCACTGGAAAAAGGCTTTGGATCTGCTCCATTCAACCATTAACTTCCCCGAGTTTACCGGACGCGTTTGTCCCGCTCCTTGCGAAAAGGCATGTACGTTGTCAATTAATATCGAGCCGGTAACAATAAAGCATATTGAACTTGAAATAGTAGAAAAAGGCTGGAAAGAAGGATGGATTAAACCCCAGATGCCGGCTTATAAAACCGGTAAGAAAGTCGCCGTAATCGGATCGGGTCCGGCGGGTCTTACAGCCGCTCAGCAATTGATTCGAGCCGGGCATAATGTGGTGGTCTTCGAAAAGAGCGACAGAATCGGCGGTCTGTTGAGATACGGTATTCCGGACTTTAAACTTGAAAAGTGGGTCATCGACAGACGCATTGAACAGATGAAAGCCGAGGGCGTTGTGTTCGAAACCGAGGTTAATGTAGGAATCGATATCTCGGCTAATTACCTTAAAAGGACTTTCGATGCAATCGTTATTGCAGCCGGATCGACCGTGCCTCGCGATTTGAATATTCCGGGCAGAGATTTGAACGGAATCCATTTCGCAATGGAGTATTTGACTCTGCAAAATAAAATTAATGCGGGCGATAGTATACCGGAAGAAAAACGGATTACAGCCAAAGACAAAAATGTTGTGGTTATCGGAGGCGGCGACACGGGTTCCGACTGTGTGGGAACCGCTCGTCGTCAGGGCGCAAAATCGATTACGCAGGTCGAAATTCTTCCTCAACCTCCCAAGGAAAGAACGCCTTATAATGCCTGGCCTTCATGGCCTAGAATTCTTTATACTTCGACGTCTCACGAAGAAGGCTGCCAACGGCTCTGGTCGCTTTCGGCGAAAGAATTTATCGGAAAAGACGGCAGAGTTAATAAAATTAAATTCAGCAAATTAAAATGGAGCGAACCGGATAAATACGGCAGGTCTTCATTCGAGGAAATTCCTGGCGAAACCCTGGAACTCGAGTCCGACCTTGTTTTACTCGCAATGGGTTTTCTCCATGTCGAGCATGGAAAACTGGTTAAAGACTTGAATCTGAAAACGGACGAACGCGGTAATTTAATTGTCGGCAGTAACTTAATGACGAGCGAAGATAAATTCTTTGCAGCGGGAGATTCGGTTTCTGGCGCTTCTCTTGTTGTCAGAGCTTTCAATCAGGGAAGAAGGGTTGCTCAAGTAATAAATGATTATCTGAAATAA
- a CDS encoding cobalamin B12-binding domain-containing protein, with translation MITEGIYFHYLNSLLEGDKAACKSIVEELLADGESIKEIYLGLFQRSMYRIGQMWERERCSIADEHIATKITEALVDWSIEASKCKNKKGKSAVIACVDKEYHELGAKMVAGYFEINGWNSTFLGSSTPLGEIIRLIGKKQPDVVGISINFYMNIPRLTRLVSMIKSDFPEQEIIVGGQALAGKDINNLTGYSDIKYIACLNQLDEYLSQY, from the coding sequence ATGATTACGGAAGGTATTTATTTCCATTATTTAAATTCATTGCTCGAAGGCGACAAAGCTGCATGTAAAAGCATAGTCGAAGAATTGCTTGCAGATGGAGAAAGCATTAAAGAGATATATCTGGGATTGTTTCAGAGGTCGATGTATCGCATCGGTCAAATGTGGGAAAGGGAAAGGTGCTCGATAGCAGACGAGCATATAGCAACAAAGATTACCGAAGCGCTGGTTGATTGGTCTATAGAAGCGTCGAAATGCAAGAACAAAAAAGGCAAGAGCGCTGTGATTGCGTGTGTCGACAAAGAATATCACGAACTCGGCGCAAAAATGGTGGCGGGCTATTTCGAAATCAACGGTTGGAATTCGACATTCCTCGGTTCTTCCACTCCTCTCGGCGAGATTATCCGTTTGATCGGGAAAAAACAGCCGGACGTAGTCGGTATTTCGATCAATTTTTATATGAATATTCCTCGACTGACAAGATTGGTTTCGATGATAAAATCGGATTTTCCCGAACAGGAAATTATAGTGGGCGGTCAGGCGCTTGCCGGCAAGGATATCAATAACCTCACCGGCTATAGCGATATTAAATATATAGCGTGTTTAAATCAGCTTGACGAATATCTGTCTCAATATTAA